From a single Miscanthus floridulus cultivar M001 chromosome 8, ASM1932011v1, whole genome shotgun sequence genomic region:
- the LOC136478143 gene encoding F-box protein FBW2-like, with amino-acid sequence MGECEHGKEDRCWEELLPDALGLIFRNLPLQEVLTVVPRVCKSWGRVVAGPYCWQEIDIEEWSQQQSKPEQIGRMVELLVGRSGGSCRRISVSGLPCDPLFSFIGDNARALRTLEIPRSEISDSIVETVAPRLSNVTFLDISSCTKIGARALEAFGKHCKSLVGLRRVMHPIDLVDKVCQHDEALAIACSMPKLRHLEMGYMLIATEAVLEILGQCRDLKFLDLRGCWTVDDKFLRERHPGLRVLGPRVDDCYENSYWEECSDYSDDSIYSWEFMDDVDDDDYAVGSDDEAIWDEGQGLENLEVRFYGGGFSESFTGFDWPPSP; translated from the exons ATGGGGGAGTGCGAGCACGGCAAGGAGGACAGGTGCTGGGAGGAGCTGTTGCCGGACGCGCTGGGCCTCATCTTCCGCAACCTGCCGCTGCAGGAGGTGCTCACCGTCGTGCCGCGGGTGTGCAAGTCCTGGGGGCGGGTGGTCGCCGGCCCCTACTGCTGGCAGGAGATCGACATCGAGGAGTGGAGCCAGCAGCAGAGCAAGCCGGAGCAGATCGGCCGCATGGTCGAGCTACTCGTCGGCCGCAGCGGTGGCTCGTGCCGCCGGATCAGTGTCTCCGGGCTGCCCTGCGATCCGCTCTTCTCGTTCATCGGAGACAA TGCACGAGCCCTCCGGACCTTGGAGATTCCCAGGAGTGAGATCAGCGACTCGATAGTGGAAACCGTGGCGCCGCGGCTATCAAACGTCACTTTCCTAGACATCAGCAGCTGCACCAAGATCGGAGCCCGTGCCCTGGAGGCGTTCGGCAAGCACTGCAAGTCCCTGGTGGGGCTCCGGCGGGTGATGCACCCGATCGACCTGGTGGACAAGGTGTGCCAGCACGACGAGGCGCTCGCCATCGCGTGCAGCATGCCCAAGCTCCGGCACCTGGAGATGGGGTACATGCTGATCGCGACGGAGGCGGTGCTGGAGATCCTGGGGCAGTGCCGCGACCTCAAGTTCCTGGACCTGCGCGGCTGCTGGACCGTGGACGACAAGTTCCTGCGGGAGCGCCACCCGGGGCTGCGCGTCCTGGGCCCCCGCGTCGACGACTGCTACGAGAACAGCTACTGGGAGGAGTGCTCCGACTACTCGGACGACTCCATCTACTCGTGGGAGTTCATGgacgacgtcgacgacgacgactaCGCCGTCGGCAGCGACGACGAGGCCATCTGGGACGAAGGACAGGGCCTGGAGAACCTCGAGGTGAGGTTCTACGGCGGCGGCTTCAGCGAGAGCTTCACCGGCTTCGACTGGCCACCGTCGCCGTGA